One window from the genome of Dermacentor silvarum isolate Dsil-2018 chromosome 5, BIME_Dsil_1.4, whole genome shotgun sequence encodes:
- the LOC119453264 gene encoding E3 ubiquitin-protein ligase Siah1 → MASVTSLRRPSGAQMTSSISQMASLLECPVCREYALPPIMQCENGHHLCAICRKKVAKCPVCRAPKGRNRNLALEKLAETAMFPCKYRLKGCAAVLLIAAKKKHEESCEHGPCPCVLGLKSCKWRGPLQEVVDHILRSHDFVPRLQGENVVLTATRFNRAEAFCWVALQSCLGRDFVVMLKKRNNYRDRFFGVVLLVGSTEEARRFVYRLQLCGAEHRLTWEAKPRSLHSRPETVKSGDGLAFDMRTAERLSNGADLNVDVAIRLASMSGDIGL, encoded by the exons ATGGCCTCGGTGACCAGTCTACGCCGCCCATCCGGAGCCCAGATGACGTCGTCGATCTCCCAGATGGCCAGCCTGTTAGAGTGCCCCGTGTGCAGGGAGTACGCGCTGCCTCCCATCATGCAGTGCGAGAACGGCCACCACCTGTGCGCCATCTGCCGGAAGAAAGTGGCCAAGTGCCCCGTCTGTCGCGCGCCCAAAG GGAGGAACAGGAACCTGGCCTTGGAGAAGCTGGCGGAAACGGCGATGTTCCCATGCAAGTACCGCCTCAAGGGCTGCGCTGCTGTTCTCCTAATCGCCGCCAAAAAGAAGCACGAAGAGTCGTGCGAGCACGG ACCGTGTCCTTGCGTCCTCGGTTTGAAGTCGTGCAAGTGGCGAGGACCGCTACAAGAAGTCGTGGACCACATTCTTCGCTCGCACGACTTCGTTCCAAGATTACAAG GCGAGAATGTTGTCCTCACCGCGACGCGCTTCAACCGCGCCGAGGCCTTCTGCTGGGTGGCGCTGCAGTCGTGCCTGGGCCGCGACTTCGTCGTGATGCTCAAGAAGAGGAACAACTATCGCGACCGCTTCTTCGGCGTCGTCCTGCTGGTGGGCTCGACCGAGGAAGCGCGGCGCTTCGTGTACCGACTACAGCTCTGCGGTGCCGAACACAGGCTCACCTGGGAGGCCAAACCCCGGAGCCTGCACTCTCGGCCCGAGACGGTCAAGAGCGGAGACGGCCTGGCCTTCGACATGCGCACCGCCGAGCGGCTCAGCAACGGCGCCGACCTCAACGTGGACGTGGCCATACGTCTCGCGTCTATGAGCGGCGATATTGGGCTGTAG
- the LOC119454051 gene encoding E3 ubiquitin-protein ligase sina, with translation MAPVTSVSRPSRARRTSSLSHTSSLCPFCHEPEGRNRNLASENLTETATLPCKYRVKGCAAFLLIAAKKAHEDSCEYGPCPCVLGTKSCKWRGPLQEVVDHILRSHDFIPRLQGENLVLTATHFNRAEAFCWVALQSCLGRDFVVMLKKRNNYHDHFFGVVLLVGSSDEARRFVYRLRLCGAEHRLTWEAKPRSLHSRAETVKSGDGLTFDMGTAERLSNGTDLNVDVTISLASLSSDIEL, from the exons ATGGCACCGGTGACCAGTGTATCCCGCCCATCCCGAGCccggaggacgtcctcgctctcccACACGTCCAGCCTGTGCCCCTTCTGTCACGAGCCCGAAG GGAGAAACAGGAACTTGGCCTCGGAGAATCTTACAGAAACGGCGACGTTACCATGCAAGTACCGCGTCAAGGGCTGCGCTGCCTTCCTCCTAATCGCAGCCAAGAAGGCGCACGAAGACTCCTGCGAGTACGG GCCGTGTCCTTGCGTGCTCGGCACGAAGTCATGCAAGTGGCGAGGACCTCTGCAAGAAGTCGTGGACCACATTCTTCGCTCTCACGACTTCATTCCACGGTTGCAAG GCGAGAATCTTGTCCTCACCGCGACGCACTTCAACCGCGCCGAGGCCTTCTGCTGGGTGGCGCTGCAGTCGTGCCTGGGCCGCGACTTCGTCGTGATGCTTAAGAAGAGGAACAACTATCACGACCACTTCTTCGGCGTCGTCCTGCTGGTGGGCTCGAGCGACGAAGCGCGGCGCTTCGTATACCGCCTGCGGCTCTGCGGCGCCGAACACCGGCTCACCTGGGAGGCCAAACCCCGGAGCCTGCACTCCCGGGCCGAGACGGTCAAGAGCGGCGACGGCCTTACCTTCGACATGGGCACCGCTGAGCGGCTCAGCAATGGCACCGACCTGAACGTGGACGTGACCATTAGTCTCGCATCTTTGAGCTCTGATATTGAGCTGTAG